One Branchiostoma lanceolatum isolate klBraLanc5 chromosome 18, klBraLanc5.hap2, whole genome shotgun sequence DNA window includes the following coding sequences:
- the LOC136424762 gene encoding hairy/enhancer-of-split related with YRPW motif protein 1-like, whose translation MKRSFSDDIESEDDSVFEEAKGSPSQSCQMSSRKKRRGIIEKRRRDRINNCLAELRRLVPTAFEKQGSAKLEKAEILQMTVDYLKMLAAKGYHAYDDHFIDYRGIGFRECANEVARYMVTIEGLDIQDPLRIRLMNHLQCIAAQREAQVVAAAGMRHTSPWNVNGVSAPHPQFASVQAAPDTQGLLHATTLHDPPRQPAAIACSTPNTYLKTSAHLPVAASVPVSSMATAQISPTLISSTQFPVAFNTLHLSPTGYGTTSTTQSQIITKPYRPWGSEVNVY comes from the exons ATGAAGAGGAGCTTTTCCGATGACATCGAGAGTGAAGACGACAGCGTTTTCGAAGAAGCAAAGGG GTCTCCTAGTCAAAGCTGCCAAATGAGTTCAAGAAAGAAGCGACGAGGC ATTATCGAGAAGAGACGCCGCGATCGAATCAACAATTGTCTTGCCGAACTCCGACGACTTGTCCCGACCGCTTTCGAAAAACAG GGGTCAGCCAAGTTAGAGAAGGCGGAAATCCTGCAAATGACTGTGGACTACCTGAAAATGCTGGCCGCGAAAG GTTACCATGCCTACGACGATCACTTTATCGACTACCGCGGGATCGGGTTCAGGGAGTGCGCCAACGAGGTGGCCAGATACATGGTGACAATAGAGGGCCTCGACATCCAAGACCCCCTACGCATCCGCCTGATGAACCACCTCCAGTGCATCGCGGCCCAGCGGGAGGCTCAAGTCGTGGCGGCGGCGGGCATGCGACACACGTCCCCGTGGAACGTCAACGGCGTGTCGGCGCCGCACCCGCAGTTCGCGTCGGTCCAGGCGGCGCCGGACACTCAGGGCCTTCTCCACGCCACCACCCTACACGACCCGCCGCGCCAGCCGGCTGCCATCGCCTGCTCCACCCCGAACACCTATCTGAAGACCTCCGCGCACCTGCCTGTGGCTGCTTCCGTCCCGGTGTCCTCCATGGCCACGGCGCAAATCTCGCCGACTCTCATCTCGTCCACGCAGTTTCCCGTAGCCTTCAACACCCTCCACCTGTCCCCAACCGGCTACGGCACCACGAGCACCACGCAATCACAGATCATCACCAAACCTTACAGGCCATGGGGCTCGGAAGTTAACGTGTACTAA